In one Leptospira mtsangambouensis genomic region, the following are encoded:
- a CDS encoding NAD(P)/FAD-dependent oxidoreductase — protein MRIVILGAGISGHTAATLLKKSLGKKHEVVVISPNANWNWIPSNIWVGVGAMIPKEVTFGLKPIYDKMKIQFIQAKALHLFPEGSSDSKESFIEYESTAPETKGQKGRISYDYCINATGPKLNFSATPGLGPEEGNTVSVCTYSHAEEANQKLQTLIQRMKKGEKFNFVFGTGHGMCTCQGAAFEYLFNVDHELRKAGVRENAKILWISNEYELGDFGMGGMHLEQGGYVTSSKIFAESLFTERGIQWKTRAHVTKIESNKIYYTTLDGENGFVHFDFSMLIPPFSGVGLKAYGNSGEDLTSKLFAANGMMKVDANYDPKPYEKWDAKDWPSTYQSPFYSNLFGVGIAFAPPHPISKVMKNEEGIQISPTPPRTGMPSAIMGKVVAQNISHQIKTKTKELKH, from the coding sequence ATGAGAATAGTGATTTTAGGTGCAGGGATTTCTGGTCATACAGCGGCAACTTTACTCAAGAAGAGTTTGGGTAAAAAACATGAGGTTGTGGTGATTTCGCCTAACGCCAATTGGAACTGGATTCCTTCCAATATTTGGGTAGGTGTGGGTGCCATGATTCCCAAGGAAGTAACATTTGGATTAAAACCAATTTATGATAAGATGAAGATTCAGTTCATCCAAGCCAAAGCACTCCATCTTTTTCCAGAGGGTTCTTCTGATTCTAAAGAATCATTTATTGAATACGAATCAACGGCACCGGAAACAAAGGGGCAAAAAGGGCGAATATCTTATGATTATTGTATCAATGCCACTGGTCCGAAACTTAATTTTTCTGCCACACCAGGTCTTGGACCAGAGGAAGGAAATACTGTTTCAGTTTGTACTTATTCACATGCAGAAGAAGCAAATCAGAAACTTCAAACTCTTATCCAAAGAATGAAGAAAGGAGAAAAGTTTAATTTTGTATTTGGGACAGGGCATGGAATGTGTACCTGCCAAGGTGCTGCGTTTGAGTATCTTTTTAACGTAGATCATGAACTCAGGAAGGCAGGGGTACGGGAAAATGCTAAGATCTTGTGGATTTCCAATGAATATGAGTTAGGTGATTTTGGGATGGGAGGTATGCACTTAGAACAGGGCGGATACGTGACAAGTAGTAAAATATTCGCAGAATCATTGTTTACCGAAAGAGGAATCCAATGGAAAACAAGAGCTCATGTAACCAAAATAGAATCTAATAAAATATATTATACCACTTTAGATGGAGAAAATGGTTTTGTTCATTTTGATTTTTCGATGTTGATTCCACCTTTTAGTGGGGTTGGATTAAAGGCTTATGGAAATTCGGGAGAAGACCTAACTTCAAAATTGTTTGCTGCTAATGGAATGATGAAGGTAGATGCAAACTACGATCCAAAACCATATGAGAAATGGGATGCAAAAGATTGGCCAAGTACTTACCAGTCTCCATTTTATTCGAATCTTTTCGGTGTGGGAATTGCTTTTGCACCGCCGCATCCTATTTCAAAAGTCATGAAAAATGAAGAAGGGATTCAAATTTCGCCAACTCCCCCAAGAACGGGAATGCCTTCGGCCATTATGGGTAAAGTGGTGGCACAAAACATCAGCCATCAAATTAAAACCAAAACAAAAGAATTAAAACACTGA
- a CDS encoding DUF2306 domain-containing protein: MASYSKKDYFIISSLLFLSLVPTLAGIFRLLQLTTGGNITADNQRFFNDPIPVFVHIVGVIFFGVLGAFQFSPGFRKQHIKWHRISGRFLVFMGLISALSGLWLTLTYPRVPTDGDWLYGIRLVVGIWMTACISVGFLFILKRNILKHSHWMIRGYAIGMGAGTQVFTHLPWFVFMSGEPSGIPRDLMMGAGWFINFIFAEWVIRKKKF; encoded by the coding sequence ATGGCATCTTATTCTAAGAAAGATTATTTCATCATCAGTTCTCTTTTATTTTTGAGTTTGGTTCCTACACTCGCTGGGATCTTTCGGTTACTACAATTAACCACCGGTGGAAATATAACAGCCGATAACCAAAGGTTCTTCAATGACCCAATCCCTGTTTTCGTTCATATAGTTGGTGTGATTTTTTTTGGTGTTCTTGGTGCCTTCCAGTTTTCACCTGGGTTTCGGAAACAACATATCAAGTGGCATCGAATTTCGGGAAGATTTTTGGTGTTCATGGGACTTATTTCTGCATTGTCCGGTTTATGGTTAACACTAACATATCCTCGTGTTCCGACGGATGGTGATTGGTTGTATGGAATTCGTCTGGTCGTAGGCATTTGGATGACCGCTTGTATATCCGTTGGATTCCTTTTTATTTTAAAAAGAAATATATTAAAACATAGTCATTGGATGATTCGTGGTTATGCGATTGGTATGGGAGCCGGAACCCAAGTGTTCACTCACTTGCCATGGTTTGTCTTTATGAGTGGAGAACCTTCAGGAATTCCAAGAGATTTAATGATGGGTGCCGGTTGGTTCATTAATTTTATTTTTGCTGAATGGGTGATTCGAAAAAAGAAATTCTAA
- a CDS encoding MarR family winged helix-turn-helix transcriptional regulator: MKYSHEDLKQIGLSCLNLSLRRTSRLVTSYYDSMLKPSGLRITQFTVLAGIEYGKDLSITDLSRITDIDRTTLQRSLEILNRDGLINIEKKEIGNVRSLTLTKKGETKLAQAIELWRLAQKTMIDELGKSAFKHTLNSLTELRGLPVLQVGFETE, from the coding sequence ATGAAATACTCTCATGAAGATTTAAAACAAATTGGATTGTCCTGTTTGAATCTAAGCCTCCGAAGGACAAGTCGGCTCGTCACGAGTTATTATGATTCAATGTTAAAACCATCTGGACTTCGGATCACACAATTCACCGTACTTGCCGGGATCGAATATGGAAAAGATCTCAGTATTACAGATCTTTCTCGTATTACTGACATCGATCGAACTACTTTGCAAAGAAGTTTAGAAATTTTGAATCGAGACGGTCTAATCAATATAGAAAAAAAAGAAATTGGTAATGTAAGGAGTCTCACTCTAACAAAAAAGGGGGAGACCAAATTGGCTCAAGCGATAGAACTTTGGAGGTTGGCACAAAAAACAATGATTGATGAGTTGGGGAAATCTGCGTTCAAACATACCTTAAATAGTTTAACCGAATTAAGAGGTCTTCCTGTTTTGCAGGTTGGATTTGAAACGGAGTAA
- a CDS encoding thiolase family protein: MVVILDGVRTPFGKFGGGLKDYSSSELGVISAKETIRKTGLDPEEIEESIYGNVIQDDKDSAYLARHIGLRSGLKENSSALTVNRLCGSGMESVIIGARKILSFENDLLLVGGTESMSNAPFVVKNVRWGNKYGDTILEDRLAQSLTDCFVDLTMGETAENIAKQFQISRSDQDDWAGISQVRAEKATESGILSEEMVPIISKGKNAIVIQKDEQIRGVSCVEQLKKLPTAFLKEGSVTAGNSSGINDGAASLLIASEKWTQKKNLKPLAKILGYANVGCDPKMMGLGPVFAIPKALANAGVQMDEVDLFEINEAYAAQTLAVIRELKLNPEKTNVNGGAIAIGHPLGASGTRVILTLANELRRKNLRFGVASLCIGGGQGIAIVLENSDF, translated from the coding sequence ATGGTAGTTATATTAGATGGAGTCAGAACTCCGTTTGGAAAATTTGGTGGTGGATTAAAAGATTATAGTTCTTCAGAGTTAGGGGTCATTTCGGCAAAAGAAACGATTCGTAAAACAGGATTGGATCCTGAAGAAATTGAAGAATCCATTTATGGGAACGTAATCCAAGATGATAAGGATTCTGCCTATTTGGCAAGGCATATTGGACTAAGGTCAGGACTAAAAGAAAACTCAAGTGCACTTACGGTCAATCGCCTTTGTGGATCTGGAATGGAAAGTGTTATCATTGGTGCTCGTAAAATTCTTTCTTTTGAAAACGATCTATTACTTGTTGGTGGAACCGAATCCATGAGTAATGCTCCTTTTGTTGTAAAAAATGTTAGGTGGGGAAATAAGTATGGAGACACAATACTCGAAGACCGTTTAGCACAAAGTTTAACTGATTGTTTTGTAGATTTAACAATGGGAGAGACTGCTGAGAACATTGCAAAACAGTTTCAAATTTCTAGATCGGATCAGGATGATTGGGCGGGTATTTCTCAAGTCCGCGCAGAAAAGGCAACAGAGTCAGGGATTTTATCTGAGGAGATGGTTCCTATTATAAGCAAAGGAAAAAATGCAATTGTCATCCAAAAGGATGAACAGATCCGAGGAGTGTCCTGTGTTGAACAACTTAAGAAACTACCGACTGCTTTTTTAAAAGAAGGGAGTGTCACTGCAGGGAATTCATCAGGGATCAATGATGGAGCCGCATCTCTTCTCATTGCTTCGGAGAAATGGACTCAAAAGAAAAATCTAAAACCATTAGCAAAAATATTAGGATATGCGAATGTAGGTTGTGATCCTAAAATGATGGGCCTTGGCCCTGTTTTTGCTATCCCAAAAGCATTGGCAAATGCTGGAGTTCAGATGGATGAAGTAGATTTGTTTGAAATCAATGAAGCTTATGCCGCCCAAACTTTGGCTGTTATACGAGAGTTAAAATTAAACCCAGAAAAAACGAATGTGAATGGAGGAGCCATTGCCATTGGACATCCGCTTGGTGCCAGCGGAACACGTGTCATACTCACTCTTGCCAATGAGTTGCGAAGAAAAAATTTGCGTTTTGGAGTGGCTTCTCTTTGTATCGGTGGAGGGCAAGGGATTGCAATCGTATTAGAGAATTCTGATTTTTGA
- a CDS encoding cysteine rich repeat-containing protein: MNRFILFLLVCFHISLFAETKTIYEICKPEITSFCQGVKPTKARILQCLKERGKNLSEACEAGQNALSDSMKEKSQGFCKEDVSEYCRWIIPGGGRILKCLFQNETSISAPCKAVLNET; this comes from the coding sequence ATGAATCGATTTATACTTTTTCTTTTAGTCTGTTTTCATATCAGTTTGTTTGCAGAGACAAAAACAATTTATGAAATCTGTAAACCTGAAATAACCAGTTTTTGTCAGGGAGTCAAACCTACCAAAGCTCGTATTTTACAATGTTTGAAAGAACGTGGGAAAAATTTATCAGAAGCCTGCGAAGCCGGACAAAACGCCCTTTCAGATTCGATGAAGGAGAAGTCCCAAGGATTTTGTAAGGAAGATGTGAGTGAATACTGTCGTTGGATCATTCCGGGGGGAGGTCGTATTCTGAAATGTTTGTTTCAAAATGAAACTTCGATTTCTGCTCCATGTAAAGCCGTATTAAATGAAACCTGA
- the rnk gene encoding nucleoside diphosphate kinase regulator — protein sequence MNTQNKICLTHFDYDRLKLMISDHTKKNKVDNNIKDLLGEIERAQKVDSRVISANFVTMNSIIELKNLEELEFQEFQLVFPEEANSEENKISVLAPIGTAVLGYKTGDVIQWKFPGGENLFQITNVKYQPEANGDFHL from the coding sequence ATGAATACACAAAACAAAATATGTCTAACACATTTTGATTATGACCGACTCAAACTTATGATTTCGGATCATACCAAAAAAAACAAAGTAGATAACAATATCAAAGACCTACTCGGTGAAATTGAAAGAGCACAAAAAGTAGACTCACGTGTTATTTCAGCTAACTTTGTCACAATGAACTCAATTATCGAGTTAAAAAACCTCGAAGAATTAGAGTTTCAAGAATTTCAATTGGTATTCCCCGAAGAAGCAAATTCAGAAGAAAACAAAATTTCTGTTTTAGCTCCTATCGGAACGGCCGTCTTAGGTTACAAAACCGGAGATGTCATCCAATGGAAATTTCCTGGAGGTGAAAATCTCTTCCAAATCACCAATGTCAAATACCAACCAGAAGCAAACGGTGACTTTCATCTCTAA
- a CDS encoding MarR family winged helix-turn-helix transcriptional regulator, with protein MSDAFDFENSYAYLIYRTVRVLRRQFMRLASANGLELFPEQWFVLVRLVKQPGCSQSDLGRDFDDRPSMARALRNMEEKGWIKIQADPEDGRKNQVFPTKKGSEIYQLMATVVTEERKRMFKKLSAQDFKNFKRIIDQIYEESLD; from the coding sequence ATGTCTGATGCGTTTGATTTTGAAAATTCCTATGCTTATTTGATCTATCGGACGGTCCGTGTCTTACGACGCCAGTTTATGAGACTTGCTTCGGCAAATGGGTTGGAGTTATTTCCAGAGCAGTGGTTTGTTCTCGTTCGTTTGGTGAAACAACCTGGTTGTAGCCAGTCTGATTTAGGAAGAGATTTTGATGATCGGCCTTCTATGGCTCGTGCTCTTCGGAATATGGAAGAGAAAGGTTGGATCAAAATTCAAGCTGATCCGGAGGATGGTAGAAAAAATCAAGTATTCCCTACAAAAAAGGGATCAGAGATTTATCAGTTGATGGCTACTGTGGTGACAGAAGAGAGAAAACGAATGTTCAAAAAACTTTCGGCCCAAGATTTTAAAAATTTCAAAAGAATCATCGATCAAATTTATGAGGAATCATTGGATTGA
- a CDS encoding nuclear transport factor 2 family protein, with protein MTNQTIVETNQDILKREFLSLMKNIDERKIAEVESGFHPDYADSVSIKGSASVFSSDKTKYIDSLKEGKIGGVDRAVHIHSIEFLDQFGFVKADLESPVMKFQSLYTFYNNQDGWKMIKAVVVAEKK; from the coding sequence ATGACAAACCAAACAATAGTAGAAACAAATCAGGATATTTTGAAGAGGGAATTTCTCTCTCTTATGAAGAATATTGATGAAAGGAAAATTGCAGAAGTGGAGTCTGGGTTTCATCCGGACTATGCAGATAGTGTGTCGATCAAAGGAAGTGCTTCTGTGTTTAGTTCTGATAAAACAAAGTATATTGATTCTCTAAAAGAAGGGAAAATTGGTGGAGTGGACAGGGCTGTGCACATCCATTCGATTGAATTTTTGGATCAATTTGGATTTGTAAAAGCTGATTTGGAAAGTCCAGTGATGAAGTTTCAATCTTTGTATACGTTCTACAACAACCAAGATGGATGGAAGATGATCAAAGCTGTGGTGGTGGCCGAAAAGAAATAA
- a CDS encoding TolC family protein, translating into MFPKQMIETKKFSTTMGLMAVIFALFAGMGPLSAKEPARTISLRMDDILKMAWENQVGLQTLKLQLKTTNYDWEKANGAYAWTAEAKGTAKNTTNFNLPQYAIQGTRITDNSLQAGINKKFSTGTSLGIAVIDNRFETNAGKTQSSSGFSSFAQPSYHFATVGINISQDLLKNFFGYQDRLKLATARRSSSIQRLNTLDSLSKSLVNSLIEFWNLSLSEEIFQTNSSLLGNAKTIRDIYSKKANFGLDPTGDIHQWNSIVLTATSAVKNSELERNKNRRDLLASLGKEPEENFSFLPVLIEEKIAVTSNYEEEVIAALEKRYDVRAALLQLKNSEDNFKSADNGLLPKFSVGGTYNFKNYDQQFPQDFYGILGGRFNQNTAEFKLEYPLGNEIAEAEYKKAESEKRQAQLEWTEAQNKVRADLLSKRENLNVSYELFLEAKKNKEESKLFYDKALSAFRNGRGTSVVLKNAMDAYVRSQSNHSQSLITYNIAIVQYEISKGTFFEKYSLDPEQLTLLNTEETQ; encoded by the coding sequence ATGTTTCCAAAGCAAATGATCGAAACCAAGAAATTTTCTACCACCATGGGGCTTATGGCAGTGATTTTCGCCCTTTTTGCTGGAATGGGCCCACTTTCGGCCAAAGAACCAGCGAGAACTATTTCCTTGCGGATGGATGATATCCTGAAGATGGCCTGGGAAAACCAAGTTGGCCTACAAACACTGAAGCTGCAGTTAAAGACAACAAACTACGATTGGGAAAAAGCAAACGGGGCTTACGCATGGACTGCAGAGGCGAAGGGGACCGCAAAGAACACCACAAACTTCAACCTTCCTCAATATGCCATCCAAGGAACAAGAATCACAGATAACAGTCTACAGGCGGGAATTAATAAAAAGTTTAGCACAGGAACGTCTCTTGGAATTGCAGTCATCGACAATCGTTTTGAAACGAATGCCGGTAAAACACAAAGTTCGAGTGGGTTCTCGAGTTTTGCCCAACCCTCTTATCATTTTGCTACTGTTGGTATTAATATCAGTCAGGATCTTTTAAAAAACTTTTTTGGATATCAGGACAGATTGAAATTAGCGACTGCTAGACGATCATCCTCCATCCAAAGGTTGAATACGTTAGATTCTTTATCAAAAAGTTTAGTGAACTCACTCATTGAGTTTTGGAATTTAAGTTTGTCAGAAGAGATTTTTCAGACAAATTCATCACTTCTTGGAAATGCAAAAACGATTCGAGATATTTATTCCAAAAAAGCAAACTTTGGACTGGATCCAACAGGTGACATCCACCAATGGAATTCCATTGTTCTGACTGCTACCAGTGCTGTTAAAAATTCCGAATTGGAAAGAAACAAAAACCGACGTGATTTACTTGCCTCACTAGGGAAGGAACCGGAAGAGAACTTTTCTTTTTTACCAGTTTTGATTGAGGAAAAAATTGCAGTCACTTCGAATTACGAAGAAGAGGTGATCGCTGCCCTTGAAAAAAGATATGATGTGCGAGCAGCACTATTACAACTAAAAAACTCTGAAGATAATTTTAAGTCAGCAGACAACGGTTTGTTGCCAAAGTTTTCAGTAGGTGGGACATACAATTTTAAAAATTATGACCAACAGTTTCCCCAAGATTTCTATGGAATCCTTGGTGGAAGGTTTAATCAAAACACTGCCGAATTTAAATTGGAATATCCATTAGGAAATGAGATTGCGGAAGCCGAATACAAAAAAGCCGAATCTGAAAAAAGACAAGCTCAGTTGGAATGGACAGAAGCTCAAAACAAAGTAAGGGCAGATTTATTATCGAAACGAGAAAACTTAAATGTTAGTTATGAACTCTTTTTAGAGGCCAAAAAAAACAAAGAGGAAAGTAAACTTTTTTATGATAAAGCTCTATCTGCTTTTCGTAACGGGAGAGGGACTTCCGTTGTTTTAAAAAATGCTATGGATGCCTATGTTAGGTCTCAGTCCAATCATTCTCAATCTCTCATCACTTACAATATTGCCATCGTACAATATGAAATTTCCAAAGGAACATTCTTTGAAAAATATTCTTTAGATCCAGAACAACTAACATTACTTAATACAGAGGAAACCCAATGA
- a CDS encoding efflux RND transporter permease subunit has translation MNLAKLSIQRPVFIACTVILIVVVGIVSFGKLGVENFPDMSIPTISVNVTYPGAAPNEIETLVAKPIEDDLSTISGLKKLRSICNEGSAVIVAEFSSETVISYAEQQIRDKVAFAKKKLPAELEEPVIKRLDPADQPILSISLQSKLSDNEFYDFASETIKQRLISVSNVGSVDIVGGRKKEIWVELDRNQLKARNLSASQVSQRIAAGGANIPAGKVRGVESDLSFRTINEYRSFDEIRNVPISFLNNEIPIQLSDVGRVLVGSEDITSLAYWNGKPALFLLVYKQSGANSVQVADGVKKKVNDLQKEFPEVTFDYYNDSSKVVKDNVWDVEESIYIGIALTIIVVLFFLGSVRSTLITGLALPTSLLGSFILMGLAGFTINQMTLLAMSLAVGLLIDDAIVVRENIHRHKEMGKDSKQAALDGTKEVTLAVLATTFAILAVFGPIAFIDGVIGQILRPFGLTVCFALLISLYDALTIAPMMSAYFGGELKTKEPNKIEKFLSIPLHAFDRFQEKLTNGYVKTLEVSTKHPLLVLAIALFIFVSSIFVSKTLKSEFIPTQDLGQFTVTFELPPGSSVEATKKLNEEVNALLRSKKEVYLTAGYVKQNKIDIYVELVSSKKRKLNTPQFKEYIRKELILYSDAKPIVKNYDAIGGGQRSFSFVITGNDAEKMESYSKLLFEKIKKIPDLTDPDISLREGAPEFKIVPKGEQIVRLGVNPQSLGRELRTIVEGDTSAVFRENNLEYDIRVRMLENQRNIEKNFNQVMVPNINGYLVPLSFVTSGVSTTGPATIQRQNRSRSVEISADTDPNGRGSGYTMSELQRILKEDLPLPEGIKVSYSGQTENLESTGKNMAIALGLGVVFIYLVLASLYESFIIPISILVVIPLAMTGAFFGLFLTGKSMDIFANIGMILLFGLATKNSILLIDFAKDLQKTGVDTRTALIEAGRARLRPILMTSIALIAGMLPVAIGLNEASKQRTSMGVTVIGGLISSTILTLYVIPAVYQYITRLIDSMKKRKK, from the coding sequence ATGAATTTAGCAAAATTATCGATACAAAGGCCAGTATTCATTGCCTGTACGGTGATTCTCATCGTTGTGGTTGGGATTGTGAGTTTTGGTAAACTCGGGGTTGAAAACTTCCCTGATATGAGTATTCCCACCATTTCCGTCAATGTCACTTATCCAGGTGCTGCTCCAAATGAAATCGAAACCTTGGTCGCCAAACCAATTGAAGATGATCTTTCTACCATTTCAGGATTAAAAAAACTCCGATCTATTTGTAATGAAGGTTCGGCTGTGATTGTGGCTGAATTTTCCTCAGAAACTGTAATTAGTTATGCGGAACAACAAATCAGGGATAAGGTAGCCTTTGCCAAAAAAAAATTACCCGCGGAATTGGAAGAACCAGTCATCAAACGATTGGATCCAGCTGACCAACCGATCTTAAGTATTTCCCTTCAATCCAAATTAAGTGATAATGAGTTTTACGATTTTGCCTCTGAAACAATCAAACAAAGGTTAATTTCTGTTTCGAATGTAGGTTCAGTGGATATTGTAGGAGGGCGAAAAAAAGAAATTTGGGTGGAGTTAGATCGAAATCAGTTGAAAGCAAGGAACTTGTCTGCTTCACAGGTTTCGCAGAGAATTGCTGCCGGTGGTGCCAATATCCCTGCAGGAAAAGTTCGTGGGGTAGAGTCAGACTTATCCTTTCGAACCATTAATGAATACAGAAGTTTTGATGAAATTCGAAATGTTCCTATTAGTTTTTTGAATAACGAAATTCCCATTCAGTTGTCAGATGTGGGACGTGTCCTTGTTGGTTCGGAGGATATTACCTCTCTTGCATATTGGAATGGAAAACCCGCCCTTTTTTTACTGGTTTATAAACAATCAGGAGCTAACTCAGTGCAGGTGGCAGATGGTGTTAAGAAGAAGGTAAACGACCTTCAGAAAGAATTTCCAGAAGTAACATTCGATTATTATAATGATTCTTCTAAAGTAGTAAAAGACAATGTTTGGGACGTAGAAGAATCCATCTATATTGGAATTGCACTGACTATCATTGTAGTTCTATTCTTTTTGGGGAGTGTGCGTTCGACTTTAATTACAGGCCTTGCTCTACCTACCTCACTCCTTGGATCTTTTATCCTTATGGGTCTTGCTGGATTTACCATCAATCAAATGACATTACTTGCCATGTCACTTGCGGTAGGGCTTCTGATTGATGATGCGATTGTGGTCAGAGAAAATATTCATAGACATAAAGAAATGGGTAAGGATAGCAAACAGGCCGCCCTAGATGGAACAAAAGAAGTGACTCTTGCGGTTCTTGCTACTACCTTTGCCATCCTTGCTGTGTTTGGGCCCATTGCTTTTATTGATGGTGTGATTGGACAAATTTTACGTCCTTTTGGACTTACTGTTTGTTTTGCCTTACTCATTTCGTTATATGATGCCTTAACCATTGCACCAATGATGTCAGCCTACTTTGGGGGAGAGCTCAAAACCAAAGAGCCAAACAAAATAGAAAAATTTCTTTCGATTCCTTTACATGCCTTTGACAGGTTCCAAGAAAAATTAACGAATGGATATGTAAAAACATTAGAGGTATCGACCAAACATCCGTTGTTGGTATTGGCCATTGCTCTTTTTATATTTGTAAGTAGTATCTTTGTTTCTAAAACATTAAAATCTGAATTCATCCCTACGCAAGATTTAGGTCAATTTACAGTAACCTTTGAATTGCCACCGGGTTCTAGTGTGGAAGCGACAAAAAAACTAAACGAGGAAGTGAATGCACTTTTACGATCCAAGAAGGAAGTATATCTAACTGCTGGATATGTAAAACAAAACAAAATTGATATTTATGTGGAGCTTGTATCTTCCAAAAAGAGAAAACTAAATACTCCTCAATTTAAAGAATACATTAGAAAGGAACTGATTCTATACTCTGATGCAAAACCAATAGTTAAAAACTATGATGCAATCGGTGGTGGGCAAAGATCTTTTTCTTTTGTCATTACGGGAAATGATGCGGAAAAAATGGAATCTTATAGCAAACTTCTCTTTGAAAAAATCAAAAAAATTCCTGACCTAACAGACCCTGACATTAGTTTGCGAGAAGGTGCTCCTGAATTTAAAATTGTTCCGAAAGGAGAACAAATTGTAAGGTTAGGTGTGAACCCACAGTCTCTTGGTAGAGAACTAAGAACCATCGTGGAGGGTGATACATCCGCTGTGTTTCGTGAAAATAACTTAGAATACGACATCCGTGTTCGTATGTTAGAAAATCAAAGAAACATTGAGAAGAATTTTAATCAGGTGATGGTTCCGAATATCAACGGTTACTTGGTTCCGCTTTCTTTTGTAACCTCTGGTGTTTCGACCACGGGTCCGGCCACCATCCAAAGACAAAACCGAAGTCGTTCGGTTGAAATTTCAGCAGATACAGATCCGAATGGGCGTGGGTCTGGATACACAATGTCCGAACTACAAAGGATATTAAAAGAAGACCTACCTCTTCCAGAAGGAATCAAAGTTTCCTATAGTGGACAAACCGAGAACTTGGAATCTACGGGAAAAAATATGGCCATTGCCCTTGGGCTTGGAGTTGTGTTTATTTATTTGGTTCTTGCATCTTTGTATGAAAGTTTTATCATCCCGATCTCCATTTTGGTGGTGATTCCTTTGGCGATGACAGGTGCATTTTTCGGACTTTTTCTTACCGGGAAATCAATGGATATATTTGCTAACATTGGAATGATTTTACTTTTTGGATTGGCTACTAAAAACTCGATTCTTCTCATTGATTTTGCAAAAGACTTACAAAAAACTGGAGTGGATACGAGGACGGCGCTTATCGAAGCGGGTAGGGCAAGGTTAAGACCTATTCTTATGACATCGATTGCACTGATTGCAGGTATGTTACCTGTGGCCATTGGACTCAATGAAGCCTCGAAACAGAGAACCAGTATGGGAGTGACTGTCATTGGAGGATTGATTTCTTCCACGATTTTGACTCTTTACGTGATCCCAGCGGTTTATCAGTATATTACGCGATTGATTGATTCCATGAAGAAAAGGAAAAAGTGA
- a CDS encoding TetR/AcrR family transcriptional regulator: MDPVQIRILEKAEELFLKYGYSKTKMEEIASSLKISRKTLYKYYSNKQDLMEFYMDYKQTEIQKIIQEIANDETLTAVQKFSKMHRSLVEESPYVMNDLFIREISEMFPQHMERFKKRREKEIPESIGKIFNMAKMKGELRDGFMPEVAVHLFLSSIEMILSNKNSITIPLNIHEFQLEVVNVIFYGVLKR; this comes from the coding sequence TTGGATCCAGTTCAAATTAGAATATTAGAAAAAGCGGAAGAACTTTTCCTGAAGTATGGATATTCCAAAACGAAAATGGAAGAAATTGCAAGTTCTCTGAAGATTAGTCGTAAAACATTGTATAAATATTATTCCAATAAACAAGACCTTATGGAATTTTATATGGATTATAAACAAACAGAGATTCAAAAAATCATCCAAGAGATTGCAAACGATGAAACTCTAACAGCGGTGCAAAAGTTTTCTAAAATGCACAGATCGCTTGTGGAGGAATCACCGTATGTGATGAATGATTTGTTTATCCGAGAAATTTCAGAAATGTTTCCGCAACATATGGAACGATTTAAAAAACGAAGGGAAAAAGAAATTCCTGAGTCTATTGGCAAAATATTTAATATGGCAAAAATGAAAGGAGAACTTCGGGATGGATTTATGCCCGAGGTTGCCGTTCATCTCTTTCTTTCTTCGATTGAAATGATTCTTAGTAACAAAAATTCTATCACAATTCCATTGAACATTCATGAATTTCAACTGGAAGTTGTGAATGTTATTTTTTACGGGGTTCTGAAGAGATAG